Proteins from a single region of Bremerella sp. JC817:
- a CDS encoding tetratricopeptide repeat protein: protein MSTDAEQNEAPEAAEGEAPRGGFMGLLGNRIFLIVGVIALAGIGTGTAWVLMGSSETDEQSLAHGIALYEEGEVTKAREIARAHIDDLRVEEPYQGAAPFLLGMTLFDEAKDYLNPKDRETVYRVAAQYLEKAKERGYPPGYEVRGDFLLGISQMESKQYEKAIETLKAVYPQYPVQQLEIEDALADCYLKLDPTTPENLEQSRKWSTQYGSHPGLSPDDQSGALLRLAKIEYELGDLEKAEQTIQKIPPTSQRYVDAIIVQGLASRRRYLNLLAAGENDKAQSALEAAIRLFRKAASNQLVAADSTRKASYLLSVMLRANGQTEEAMDQASRTRKIYYRTHESVAAGLEEAELLRAAGQDEEAVEIYRRALRESTLTGRYENPWVDEVTFRQRVTSAIDAWKSVQKYKPAVEVAQVLRPLFPADQALQILADVQYEWGDYLAAQAEKVPFNESLELRAKARFRFRSAGKVYFDLAENRFATAEYTNDLWKSASAYLRGQDFSKAVEILAEYQRYETREHQPRALVATGRALIALDRAEDALAPLNECLDFYPKDPSVYEARVLAGEAYMELGKLAEAKNVLRANLDDGRLEPSSREWQDSLFSLGQVLQLEGEMFEAQARVKGALESPEAIPREAFQFLEQSNESYQGAIKYLHAAVRRYPDDPRSASARYLIAECHRRSSMLPKKKFRLVNIETQRIKFDKEVKDHLETAIEIYNQLEYELTTKLETQAELDPVESKILRNCYFAQGAAMFELGRYKEAIEAYSTASNRYQNEPVSLEAFVQIAHCYRYLNQSNEARGTVEQAKIVLSRLDDTVDFSNTTHGSRDDWKNYLDWLGTTL from the coding sequence ATGTCGACTGACGCCGAACAAAACGAAGCTCCTGAAGCAGCCGAAGGGGAAGCACCTCGCGGCGGTTTCATGGGCCTTTTGGGCAATCGGATCTTTCTGATTGTCGGCGTGATCGCTCTGGCAGGTATCGGCACCGGGACGGCCTGGGTCTTGATGGGAAGCAGCGAGACCGACGAGCAGTCGTTGGCACATGGCATCGCCCTTTACGAAGAAGGGGAAGTCACGAAAGCTCGCGAGATCGCTCGGGCTCATATCGACGACCTTCGCGTCGAAGAGCCGTATCAGGGAGCCGCTCCGTTTCTGCTGGGGATGACCCTGTTCGACGAAGCGAAGGACTATCTTAATCCGAAAGATCGCGAGACGGTCTATCGTGTCGCGGCTCAATACCTCGAAAAGGCGAAAGAACGAGGCTATCCGCCTGGTTACGAAGTCCGAGGCGATTTCCTGCTGGGCATCAGCCAGATGGAATCGAAGCAGTACGAGAAAGCGATCGAAACCCTTAAGGCCGTTTATCCTCAGTATCCAGTTCAGCAACTGGAAATCGAAGACGCTCTGGCCGACTGCTACCTGAAGCTGGATCCAACCACGCCGGAGAATCTCGAACAGTCTCGCAAGTGGAGCACGCAGTACGGCTCGCACCCGGGGCTTTCGCCGGACGATCAGTCGGGTGCCTTACTGCGATTGGCCAAGATCGAATATGAACTGGGTGACCTTGAAAAGGCCGAGCAAACAATCCAGAAGATCCCTCCGACTTCGCAGCGCTACGTCGATGCGATCATCGTTCAAGGTCTCGCCAGTCGCCGCCGTTATTTAAACCTGCTTGCCGCTGGCGAAAACGACAAAGCTCAAAGCGCCCTCGAAGCTGCCATTCGTTTGTTCCGCAAAGCGGCCAGCAACCAGTTGGTTGCTGCCGATTCGACTCGTAAGGCTTCGTACTTGTTGTCGGTGATGCTACGAGCGAACGGCCAAACCGAAGAAGCAATGGACCAGGCTTCGCGAACCCGAAAGATCTATTACCGCACGCACGAAAGTGTCGCCGCTGGTCTCGAAGAAGCAGAACTGCTTCGAGCCGCCGGGCAAGATGAAGAAGCGGTGGAAATCTATCGCCGTGCTCTTCGCGAATCGACCCTGACCGGTCGTTACGAAAACCCCTGGGTCGACGAAGTTACTTTCCGTCAGCGGGTCACTTCGGCAATCGATGCCTGGAAGTCGGTTCAAAAATATAAGCCAGCCGTCGAAGTTGCCCAGGTCTTGCGGCCTCTGTTTCCAGCCGATCAAGCTTTGCAGATCTTGGCCGATGTGCAGTACGAATGGGGTGACTACCTCGCAGCCCAGGCCGAAAAAGTTCCCTTCAACGAATCGCTCGAACTGCGAGCCAAAGCTCGCTTCCGTTTCCGCAGTGCCGGCAAGGTCTATTTTGACCTGGCGGAAAATCGCTTCGCCACGGCCGAATATACCAACGATCTATGGAAGAGCGCTTCCGCCTATCTGCGAGGGCAAGACTTCAGCAAAGCAGTCGAGATCCTGGCGGAGTATCAGCGTTACGAAACTCGCGAACATCAACCGCGAGCCCTGGTCGCTACGGGCCGAGCGCTCATCGCCCTTGATCGTGCCGAAGATGCGTTGGCTCCGTTGAATGAGTGCCTCGACTTCTATCCGAAAGATCCTTCGGTGTACGAAGCTCGCGTGTTGGCAGGCGAAGCCTACATGGAACTGGGCAAGCTGGCGGAAGCGAAGAATGTTCTGCGAGCTAATCTCGACGATGGTCGACTTGAACCAAGCAGCCGTGAATGGCAAGACTCGCTCTTCTCGCTCGGCCAGGTGCTGCAGTTGGAAGGGGAAATGTTTGAAGCCCAGGCACGCGTGAAAGGTGCTTTGGAGTCGCCGGAAGCGATTCCACGCGAAGCGTTCCAGTTCCTGGAGCAGTCCAACGAAAGCTATCAGGGTGCCATCAAGTATTTGCATGCCGCCGTGCGACGGTACCCAGACGATCCTCGTTCGGCGAGTGCTCGTTACCTGATTGCCGAGTGTCATCGTCGCTCGTCGATGTTGCCGAAGAAGAAGTTTCGCCTGGTGAATATCGAAACGCAGCGGATCAAGTTCGACAAAGAAGTGAAGGATCACCTGGAAACGGCGATCGAGATTTACAACCAACTGGAATACGAACTGACCACCAAGTTGGAAACGCAAGCCGAGCTTGATCCGGTTGAGTCAAAGATCTTACGAAATTGCTACTTCGCCCAGGGCGCGGCGATGTTTGAACTGGGCCGTTACAAGGAGGCGATCGAAGCTTACTCGACCGCCTCGAACCGCTATCAGAACGAACCGGTGTCGTTGGAAGCGTTCGTGCAAATCGCCCACTGTTACCGGTACTTAAATCAATCGAACGAAGCTCGCGGAACGGTCGAGCAGGCCAAGATTGTCTTGTCGCGATTGGATGACACCGTCGACTTTTCCAACACGACACATGGGTCTCGCGATGACTGGAAGAACTACCTCGACTGGTTAGGGACAACCCTTTAA
- a CDS encoding ATP-binding protein, translating to MTSPQEQPQMPETNRLFNMSPDDESIDLRDLLQCWDKATARLQETHESLRKEVTRLTDELEVKNRELARKNRLADLGLVASHIAHEVRNGLMPLTLYTGLLKRKIGADPETNRIVDKIESGLTVLNTTVDDLLHFTADRQPNQTYVPTSKMILEICEDLAPQFQAQNVQLRLDLTEQEMLLADKDMLKRAFLNLTLNALDVMPEGGILTITSQVNFGHLEVEFADTGCGIAAGDVRRIFDPFFSTKSTGTGLGLAIVQRVMEVHQGQVSAMNCPDFGAAFMLMFPMKAAKAAA from the coding sequence ATGACCTCTCCTCAAGAGCAACCACAAATGCCTGAAACGAACCGACTGTTCAATATGTCGCCCGACGACGAGTCGATCGATCTGCGTGACCTGCTGCAATGCTGGGACAAGGCAACCGCTCGCCTGCAGGAAACACACGAATCGCTTCGCAAGGAAGTGACCCGGCTGACCGACGAGTTGGAAGTCAAGAATCGTGAACTGGCCCGCAAAAATCGGCTGGCCGATTTGGGGCTCGTCGCGTCGCATATCGCCCACGAAGTACGCAATGGCCTGATGCCATTAACGCTGTATACCGGTTTGCTCAAGCGAAAGATCGGCGCCGATCCCGAAACGAATCGGATCGTCGATAAGATCGAGTCCGGCCTTACCGTGCTCAACACGACCGTCGACGACCTGCTGCACTTCACCGCCGATCGTCAGCCGAACCAAACGTACGTGCCAACCTCGAAAATGATCCTCGAAATCTGCGAAGACCTTGCTCCGCAGTTTCAGGCCCAGAACGTTCAGTTGCGTCTCGATCTGACCGAGCAGGAGATGTTGCTGGCCGACAAGGACATGCTCAAGCGAGCGTTCCTCAATCTGACGCTGAATGCTTTGGATGTGATGCCCGAAGGTGGCATCCTGACGATTACCTCGCAGGTCAACTTTGGCCACTTGGAAGTCGAATTCGCCGACACCGGCTGTGGAATCGCGGCTGGCGATGTTCGACGCATCTTCGATCCGTTCTTCAGCACCAAAAGCACCGGAACTGGCCTTGGCCTGGCGATCGTGCAGCGGGTGATGGAAGTGCACCAAGGCCAGGTTTCCGCGATGAATTGCCCCGACTTCGGGGCCGCATTCATGCTTATGTTCCCCATGAAAGCAGCGAAGGCAGCCGCATGA